The Xenopus laevis strain J_2021 chromosome 7S, Xenopus_laevis_v10.1, whole genome shotgun sequence genome includes a window with the following:
- the pgam1.S gene encoding phosphoglycerate mutase 1 S homeolog, whose amino-acid sequence MAAYKIVLIRHGESSWNQENRFCGWFDADLSETGQQEAQRGGQALKDAGFEFDICFTSVLKRAIRTLWIALEGIDQMWLPVVRTWRLNERHYGGLTGLNKAETAAKHGEEQVKIWRRSFDIPPPTMDPDHDYYSIISKDRRYADLAEDQLPSCESLKDTIARALPFWNEEIVPLIKQGKRVLVAAHGNSLRGIVKHIEGMSDEDIMGLNLPTGIPIVYELDKNLKPTKPMQFLGDEETVRKAMEAVAAQGKAKK is encoded by the exons ATGGCCGCCTACAAAATTGTGCTTATCCGCCACGGAGAGAGCTCCTGGAACCAAGAGAATCGCTTCTGCGGATGGTTTGACGCGGACCTTAGTGAAACTGGCCAACAAGAAGCCCAGAGAGGCGGCCAAGCTCTCAAAG ATGCTGGCTTTGAGTTTGATATCTGCTTCACTTCTGTGCTTAAGCGGGCCATTCGTACATTATGGATAGCTTTGGAGGGCATTGATCAGATGTGGCTTCCAGTTGTGAGAACATGGCGTTTGAATGAGAGGCATTACGGTGGCTTAACAGGCCTTAATAAGGCTGAGACTGCCGCTAAGCATGGAGAAGAGCAGGTCAAGATTTGGAGAAGATCATTTGACATTCCACCACCTACCATGGATCCAGATCATGATTATTATAGCATAATCAGCAAG GATCGACGCTATGCAGACCTGGCAGAGGACCAGCTTCCAAGCTGTGAAAGCCTGAAGGATACCATTGCACGAGCCCTACCCTTCTGGAACGAGGAGATTGTCCCACTTATTAAGCAAGGGAAGCGAGTGCTCGTTGCAGCTCATGGCAACAGTCTTAGGGGAATTGTCAAGCACATTGAAG GTATGTCAGATGAAGATATCATGGGACTAAACTTGCCCACTGGCATCCCGATCGTTTATGAACTGGACAAGAACCTGAAACCTACTAAGCCAATGCAGTTCCTGGGAGATGAAGAGACTGTGAGGAAGGCCATGGAGGCTGTAGCTGCCCAAGGCAAAGCCAAGAAGTAA